Proteins encoded within one genomic window of Episyrphus balteatus chromosome 1, idEpiBalt1.1, whole genome shotgun sequence:
- the LOC129906336 gene encoding uncharacterized protein LOC129906336, which yields MYRQVLVDPNDRMLQLILWRPDRNSQLQIYQLNTVTYGSASASYLATRCLLKLAEDNEENYPLASQAIKKNFYVDDCSTGAETLEDAKSLLTDVTKILKQRNFELRKFCSNHPDILQSVPEEQKEQLVAFHQSEVIKMLGLIWDPALDAFRFKFDLDEINENEKVCKRTVLSNLASLFDPLGLLAPVIVLGKLFLQELWKTKSSWDYQLPEDQANKWLRYLNSFSMLKDLSIPRYASCPCKKKNVELHAFSDSSQKAYGSCVYIRSVDDNEIINSHLLCSKSRICPLKVTTIARLELQGAVLMVELVARLLPLFSNEFRRVCYYTDSTTVLAWIKSPSYTWDTYVANRVAKIQANTDIEQWHFVRGNINPADMVSRGLDLPTLLNTSIWFRGPDFLNTFDILWETIPEFVQEDIPERRKMRSVLAAHGCPK from the coding sequence ATGTACCGACAGGTTTTAGTTGATCCTAATGATAGAATGTTGCAACTAATTTTGTGGCGACCAGATCGCAATAGCCAGTTGCAGATATACCAGTTAAACACTGTAACGTATGGATCGGCATCAGCTTCGTATCTAGCCACTAGATGCTTACTTAAGCTTGCCGAAGATAATGAAGAGAATTATCCTCTTGCTTCCcaggctataaaaaaaaatttctatgtagATGACTGTTCTACAGGTGCTGAGACATTAGAAGATGCTAAAAGTTTGCTAACAGATGTTACCAAAATCTTAAAACAGAGGAATTTTGAGCTAAGAAAATTCTGTTCTAATCATCCAGATATATTGCAGAGCGTTCCTGAAGAGCAAAAAGAACAACTTGTTGCGTTTCACCAATCTGAAGTGATTAAAATGTTGGGACTGATCTGGGATCCTGCATTGGATGCATTTAGATTTAAATTTGACCTTGATGAAATTAATGAGAATGAGAAAGTATGCAAACGAACCGTACTTTCCAACCTTGCAAGCTTATTTGATCCTCTGGGTCTTCTTGCACCAGTCATAGTTCTTGGTAAACTATTTTTACAGGAGTTATGGAAAACAAAGTCATCTTGGGATTATCAGCTCCCTGAAGATCAAGCTAACAAATGGCTTCGTTACTTGAATAGTTTTTCGATGTTAAAAGATTTAAGCATCCCTAGATATGCTTCTTGTCCTTGCAAAAAGAAAAACGTTGAATTGCACGCATTTTCAGATAGCAGTCAAAAGGCCTATGGCTCTTGTGTGTATATTAGATCCGTTGATGATAATGAAATTATTAATTCACACCTGCTTTGTTCCAAATCAAGAATTTGTCCTCTAAAAGTCACAACCATAGCTAGATTGGAACTACAAGGAGCTGTTCTCATGGTTGAATTAGTAGCTAGATTACTGCCACTATTTTCTAATGAATTTAGAAGAGTTTGCTACTATACTGATTCAACTACAGTACTAGCGTGGATTAAATCACCTTCCTATACATGGGATACCTATGTCGCAAATAGAGTGGCAAAGATTCAAGCGAATACGGATATAGAGCAATGGCATTTTGTTAGAGGAAACATTAACCCAGCGGATATGGTATCTAGAGGGCTCGATCTTCCAACGCTCTTAAATACATCAATCTGGTTCAGAGGACCAGACTTTCTAAACACTTTTGACATATTATGGGAAACAATTCCTGAGTTTGTCCAAGAAGATATTCCAGAACGTCGAAAGATGAGATCGGTCTTAGCagcgcacggttgtccaaaatga